In Acidobacteriota bacterium, a single window of DNA contains:
- a CDS encoding universal stress protein, which translates to MYKSIYVPVDNSDYSNRASACAIALGKAFSAKLVGCHVYAASLHDYRFRQMEYTLPEEYLDEVELERQRKIHDSLITMGLKLISDSYLDGMSRLCVESGLAFEPRMMDGKHHVEILKDLAGSEHDLVVIGALGIGRARDSVIGSVCERVARQCDRDVWVVKHVPESGPELGDAERDTILVGIDGSPQSFGALMTASELARAFGKKVEAIAVYDPYLHYSVFNGIVNVLTEQAAKVFRFEEQNQLHEEIIDTGLAQIYQSHLEVSERMGSEMGIAIKKTLLDGKPFQKILDHARKTNPWLIVLGRIGVHSPKDEKALGSNVENVLRAATCDVLLSTRLEVPRLDVRAEETVRWTPEAEERMKRVPEQVKGIARTGVLRLALEKGHSVVTSAVIDEAMDRFMPKSASTATKALAEAVALERAKSRPVSMCRACGVAATQSDPVRCTVCGASDFEVISPEMIEKIAAVEGGLEEETTYDGRKLRWTEDARRGLWTMKNAYQRRRVKARVEKRARMMRLDAITLEFARQVIEEETGAPLEIQAPSGEKAATGTGSDAKLVARDDKKNPLISTFDWTDEAAQRIFRVPAGFMRSQTQARIEELARERAAATIDLALVEEGIEFGKRMMAEMIASYSAPGAGAATPARDSAAASSTASAPADGNAGGYLNEVT; encoded by the coding sequence ATGTACAAGAGCATCTACGTTCCCGTCGATAACTCGGACTACTCCAACCGCGCGTCCGCCTGCGCCATCGCGTTGGGCAAGGCGTTCTCCGCGAAACTGGTCGGCTGCCATGTGTACGCGGCAAGCCTGCACGACTATCGCTTCAGGCAGATGGAGTACACCCTGCCCGAGGAGTACCTCGACGAGGTGGAACTGGAGCGCCAGCGGAAGATCCACGACAGCCTCATCACGATGGGCCTCAAGCTCATCTCGGACAGTTATCTCGATGGCATGTCACGCCTCTGCGTGGAGTCGGGCCTCGCCTTCGAGCCGCGGATGATGGACGGGAAGCATCATGTCGAGATCCTCAAGGATCTCGCCGGCTCCGAGCACGACCTGGTCGTGATCGGCGCCCTGGGGATCGGGCGCGCCCGGGACAGCGTGATCGGCTCGGTCTGCGAACGCGTCGCCCGCCAGTGCGATCGCGATGTCTGGGTGGTCAAGCACGTCCCGGAGTCGGGCCCCGAGTTGGGCGATGCCGAGCGGGACACGATCCTGGTCGGCATCGACGGAAGCCCCCAGTCGTTCGGCGCGCTCATGACCGCGTCCGAACTGGCCCGCGCGTTCGGCAAGAAGGTCGAGGCGATCGCCGTGTACGATCCTTATCTGCACTACTCGGTCTTCAACGGCATCGTCAACGTCCTCACCGAGCAGGCGGCGAAGGTGTTCCGCTTCGAGGAGCAGAATCAGCTCCACGAGGAGATCATCGACACCGGGCTCGCGCAGATCTATCAGTCTCATCTCGAGGTGAGCGAGCGTATGGGGAGCGAGATGGGCATCGCGATCAAGAAGACGCTCCTCGACGGCAAGCCCTTCCAGAAGATCCTCGACCACGCGCGCAAGACGAATCCCTGGCTCATCGTGCTTGGGCGGATCGGCGTTCACAGCCCGAAGGACGAGAAGGCGCTGGGGAGCAACGTGGAGAACGTGCTGCGCGCCGCGACCTGCGACGTCCTCCTTTCCACGCGCCTCGAGGTGCCCAGGCTCGACGTGCGCGCCGAGGAGACCGTCCGGTGGACGCCCGAAGCCGAGGAGCGGATGAAGCGCGTGCCCGAGCAGGTGAAGGGGATTGCCCGCACCGGCGTCCTTCGCCTGGCGCTCGAAAAGGGGCATTCGGTGGTCACCAGCGCGGTGATCGACGAGGCGATGGATCGCTTCATGCCGAAGAGCGCCTCGACCGCCACCAAGGCGCTGGCCGAGGCGGTGGCGCTCGAGCGGGCGAAGTCTCGCCCGGTGTCGATGTGCCGGGCGTGCGGCGTTGCGGCCACGCAGAGCGATCCGGTGAGGTGCACCGTGTGTGGCGCCTCGGACTTCGAGGTGATCTCCCCGGAGATGATCGAGAAGATCGCGGCGGTGGAGGGAGGGCTCGAGGAGGAGACCACGTACGACGGGCGCAAGCTCCGCTGGACGGAGGATGCGAGGCGGGGCCTCTGGACCATGAAGAACGCCTATCAGCGGCGCCGCGTCAAGGCACGCGTCGAAAAGCGCGCGCGCATGATGAGGCTCGACGCGATCACGCTCGAGTTCGCCCGCCAGGTGATCGAGGAGGAGACGGGGGCGCCGCTGGAGATTCAGGCACCGTCCGGGGAGAAGGCCGCCACCGGCACAGGAAGCGACGCGAAGCTCGTCGCGCGCGACGACAAGAAGAACCCGCTGATCTCGACGTTCGACTGGACGGACGAGGCCGCGCAGCGGATCTTCCGGGTCCCGGCCGGGTTCATGCGGAGCCAGACGCAGGCGCGGATCGAGGAGCTTGCGCGCGAGCGCGCCGCGGCGAC